Proteins encoded in a region of the Saccharothrix ecbatanensis genome:
- a CDS encoding ATP-binding protein — translation MAQHAAAARDDRKVYSKRGRRLPGEQAVPSYTPSISARSIDGHLLRTGQEVYAWYRLAPQRWSFRSDSQRQDLIAAIAGQYAELQGRWMHLRVTTRPYPIRMWAEAHVHNAVRRLPDTPGTLSFDDYMVGEQQQLMGRSMAEKEVYLGVQVQTRNMMDRAVERAAPVLRKVFPDAVDAELVAIESEIDHLDQVIGSAGLEGRPATAEEMSWLMHRSCSLGLPAPRNLPAVPGAPWEPEDLASFTDAADFHQEPYSPTVTVRGRTGSNAGIKRHVAVLTVGLMHGLQIPEVDDPWMQRSDRLPASVEWSARIYVRRPEEVAGELQRQMSKVRSQVRHYTDEHELDPPQSLARQASRVLEIDDEMTSGFTALGTRVRSWWRLAVSGPTERDALRLAQGLLDLYKPKVAIEHPEAQYAIAREFIPGEPLSSSAYLRRGSVLWAASAVPTATAEVGDRRGILLGETVTATRRPVAWDPWMAQELRDSSGLTAMVAGLGAGKSFLGGGIVYKTLRAGAHWTLLDPSGPLAALCELPELKPYARPINLLNAQAGILNPYRVVAEPQLEHFIDEEDPERAWRRERALAAATRRRLVLDVLSGLLPFEVARLPQTRIVLLRAVRTVGGRPDAHPGQVFEALRRDASEHHEHAVVVADFLDEMRERMSLLIPEQDADPYNEVRDDRLTVLTMAGLNLPKDNVGREHWTDAEALGVEMLNLAAWLTQRSIYERPKDLRKGVWIDEAFFLSEVPTGRVLMNRFARDSRKWNVRVLLSSQIPADFLKIQGFVTLLDSVFVGRLDDDSAQADALRLLKVPIGAGYEQVVASLGRRPGGVRTNPERDRAPRQFIFADGAGGVERIRIDFSGPHLEHLRNGLDTTPDALRESAESTDVEVSSPPQDPFAYAEQYSDEYDDELAADLEVGLADELVDSAPGEGGNRAPGRGGAA, via the coding sequence GTGGCACAGCACGCCGCCGCCGCGCGCGACGACCGCAAGGTGTACAGCAAGCGTGGTCGCCGCCTCCCGGGCGAGCAGGCCGTGCCCAGCTACACACCGTCGATCTCCGCCCGCAGCATCGACGGCCACCTGCTGCGCACCGGCCAGGAGGTCTACGCCTGGTACCGGCTCGCGCCGCAGCGCTGGTCGTTCCGGTCGGACTCGCAGCGGCAGGACCTGATCGCGGCGATCGCGGGCCAGTACGCCGAGTTGCAGGGCCGCTGGATGCACCTGCGCGTGACGACCCGCCCGTACCCGATCCGGATGTGGGCCGAGGCGCACGTGCACAACGCCGTGCGCCGGCTGCCCGACACACCCGGCACGCTGAGCTTCGACGACTACATGGTCGGCGAGCAGCAGCAGCTGATGGGCCGGTCGATGGCGGAGAAAGAGGTCTACCTCGGCGTCCAGGTGCAGACCCGCAACATGATGGACCGCGCGGTCGAGCGCGCCGCCCCCGTGCTGCGCAAGGTCTTCCCGGACGCCGTGGACGCCGAACTCGTCGCCATCGAGTCGGAGATCGACCACCTCGACCAGGTGATCGGCTCCGCCGGTCTGGAGGGCCGCCCGGCCACGGCCGAGGAGATGTCCTGGCTGATGCACCGGTCGTGCTCGCTCGGACTCCCCGCGCCGCGCAACCTGCCGGCCGTCCCCGGTGCGCCGTGGGAACCCGAAGACCTGGCCAGCTTCACCGACGCGGCGGACTTCCACCAGGAGCCGTACTCGCCGACGGTCACGGTCCGCGGCCGCACCGGCTCGAACGCGGGCATCAAGCGGCACGTCGCGGTGCTCACCGTCGGCCTGATGCACGGTCTCCAGATCCCCGAGGTCGACGACCCGTGGATGCAGCGCTCGGACCGGCTGCCTGCCTCCGTGGAGTGGTCCGCGCGGATTTACGTGCGGCGTCCCGAAGAGGTCGCGGGCGAGCTCCAGCGGCAGATGAGCAAGGTCCGCTCGCAGGTGCGGCACTACACCGACGAGCACGAGCTGGACCCGCCGCAGTCGTTGGCCCGCCAGGCGTCCCGGGTGCTGGAGATCGACGACGAGATGACGTCGGGCTTCACCGCGCTGGGCACACGGGTGCGCAGCTGGTGGCGTCTCGCGGTATCCGGGCCGACCGAGCGGGACGCGCTGCGCCTCGCCCAGGGCCTGCTCGACCTCTACAAGCCGAAGGTGGCGATCGAGCACCCCGAGGCGCAGTACGCCATCGCCCGCGAGTTCATCCCCGGCGAGCCGCTGTCGTCGTCGGCCTACCTGCGGCGCGGCTCGGTGCTGTGGGCGGCGTCCGCCGTCCCGACCGCGACCGCCGAGGTGGGCGACCGGCGGGGCATCCTGCTGGGCGAGACGGTCACCGCGACCCGCCGTCCGGTGGCGTGGGACCCGTGGATGGCGCAGGAGCTGCGCGACTCGTCCGGCCTGACCGCGATGGTCGCCGGGCTGGGCGCGGGCAAGTCGTTCCTCGGTGGCGGCATCGTCTACAAGACGCTCCGCGCCGGCGCGCACTGGACGCTGCTCGACCCGTCCGGTCCGCTGGCGGCGCTGTGCGAACTGCCCGAGCTGAAGCCGTACGCGCGGCCGATCAACCTGCTCAACGCGCAGGCGGGCATCCTCAACCCGTATCGCGTGGTGGCCGAGCCGCAGCTCGAGCACTTCATCGACGAGGAGGACCCGGAACGGGCGTGGCGGCGTGAACGCGCGCTCGCCGCGGCCACCCGCCGTCGCCTCGTGCTGGACGTGCTGTCCGGCCTGCTGCCGTTCGAGGTGGCCAGGCTGCCGCAGACCCGGATCGTGCTGCTGCGCGCGGTCCGCACGGTCGGCGGCCGGCCCGACGCGCACCCCGGCCAGGTGTTCGAGGCGCTGCGGCGCGACGCTTCGGAGCACCACGAGCACGCCGTCGTGGTGGCCGACTTCCTGGACGAGATGCGGGAACGCATGTCGCTGCTCATCCCCGAGCAGGACGCGGACCCGTACAACGAGGTGCGCGACGACCGCCTCACGGTGTTGACCATGGCCGGGCTGAACCTGCCGAAGGACAACGTCGGCCGCGAGCACTGGACGGACGCGGAAGCGCTCGGCGTGGAGATGCTGAACCTCGCCGCGTGGCTGACCCAGCGGTCGATCTACGAGCGGCCGAAGGACCTGCGCAAGGGCGTCTGGATCGACGAGGCGTTCTTCCTGTCCGAAGTGCCGACCGGACGCGTGCTGATGAACCGCTTCGCCCGTGACTCGCGCAAGTGGAACGTCCGCGTGCTGCTGTCGTCGCAGATCCCGGCGGACTTCCTGAAGATCCAGGGCTTCGTCACGCTGCTCGACTCGGTGTTCGTCGGGCGGTTGGACGACGACTCGGCGCAGGCGGACGCGTTGCGGCTGCTCAAGGTGCCGATCGGCGCGGGCTACGAGCAGGTCGTGGCGTCACTGGGCCGTCGTCCCGGCGGCGTCCGCACCAACCCCGAACGCGACCGGGCGCCCCGCCAGTTCATCTTCGCGGACGGCGCGGGCGGCGTGGAGCGGATCCGGATCGACTTCTCCGGACCGCACCTGGAGCACCTGCGCAACGGCCTCGACACCACCCCGGACGCGTTGCGCGAGAGTGCGGAGTCGACCGACGTCGAGGTCTCCTCCCCGCCCCAGGACCCGTTCGCGTACGCCGAGCAGTACAGCGACGAGTACGACGACGAGCTGGCCGCCGACCTGGAAGTCGGCCTGGCCGACGAACTGGTCGACTCGGCACCCGGCGAGGGAGGAAACCGCGCACCGGGCCGGGGAGGCGCGGCATGA
- a CDS encoding C40 family peptidase — MLKIGLVVVAVVAVIVVAVTNGVSTVINENTPSEESANIRMASCNASIGPWSAGGEEKGRGDAERLTQEQLTTVANIISIGRQRGLPPLAWQIAIQAGMTESGLRSLDYGDRDSLGIFQMRPSMGWGTPEEVKNPDYAIRKFYDVLLKLPNWEDQRPGDSAQDVERSAFPDRYHRWEAMAAFLIGKEGDVSDPAGCGEGAGGYLLASNAAGSAIEFMKEQLGEPYLWGGNGPDQWDCSGILVKAFGKAGVKIPRVANDQYMAGGAFLPVRDAKAGDLIFWATNPANPVTVHHVAMYLGNDEYIHAPQTGDVVKISKINWEYHELMPLAVRPGV, encoded by the coding sequence ATGCTGAAGATCGGACTCGTGGTCGTCGCGGTGGTGGCGGTGATCGTCGTCGCCGTGACCAACGGCGTCTCCACGGTGATCAACGAGAACACCCCGTCCGAGGAATCCGCCAACATCCGGATGGCGAGCTGCAACGCCTCGATCGGCCCGTGGTCGGCCGGCGGCGAGGAGAAGGGCCGCGGCGACGCGGAGCGACTCACCCAGGAGCAGCTGACCACCGTCGCCAACATCATCTCCATCGGCCGCCAGCGCGGGCTGCCGCCGCTCGCGTGGCAGATCGCCATCCAGGCGGGCATGACGGAATCAGGGCTGCGCAGCCTCGACTACGGCGACCGCGACTCGCTGGGCATCTTCCAGATGCGGCCGTCGATGGGCTGGGGCACACCCGAAGAGGTGAAGAACCCCGACTACGCGATCCGCAAGTTCTACGACGTGCTGCTCAAGCTCCCGAACTGGGAGGACCAGCGTCCCGGCGACTCGGCGCAGGACGTGGAGCGGTCCGCGTTCCCGGACCGGTACCACCGCTGGGAGGCCATGGCCGCCTTCCTGATCGGCAAGGAAGGCGACGTCAGCGACCCGGCCGGGTGCGGCGAGGGCGCGGGCGGCTACCTGCTGGCGTCGAACGCGGCGGGCAGCGCGATCGAGTTCATGAAGGAGCAGCTGGGCGAGCCGTACCTGTGGGGCGGCAACGGCCCGGACCAGTGGGACTGCTCCGGCATCCTGGTCAAGGCCTTCGGCAAGGCCGGCGTGAAGATCCCGCGCGTGGCGAACGACCAGTACATGGCCGGTGGGGCGTTCCTGCCGGTGCGCGATGCCAAGGCCGGTGACCTGATCTTCTGGGCGACCAACCCGGCGAACCCGGTCACCGTGCACCACGTCGCCATGTACCTGGGCAACGACGAGTACATCCACGCGCCGCAAACGGGTGATGTGGTGAAGATCAGCAAGATCAACTGGGAGTATCACGAGTTGATGCCGCTGGCCGTCCGGCCGGGCGTGTAG
- a CDS encoding RNB domain-containing ribonuclease, which translates to MVIRTGRADLDFAGVRAEFGLPEEFPAAALAEAQTAVSRDIGTAGREDATALPFVTIDPPGAKDLDQALLVERVGAGFRVHYAIADLGAFVVPGGALDAEVRKRGQTLYLPDGNVPLHPPVLSEGAASLLPGQTRPSVLWTFECGPDGEPVDVRVRRAMVRSTAQFDYEGVQASFAAGNPHPSIEALPDFGRLRRERAAERGAVELQLPEQEIVPNGDGDWKLAVRPRADVDSWNAEVSLLTGMAAAKIMLAAKVGVLRTLPDADDGAVDALRRSAHALGVDWPDGVTPAKLLASLDPGRPEALALFVDATRLLRGAGYTAFNGAVPTISTHAGLAAPYAHVTAPLRRLVDRFATEVCLAVTAGEEVAEWLVKALPLLPGLMGSSDTLASKVDRACLDQVEAWVLADRVGQHFEAVVLRADANDADVFVAHPPVMGRCTGENLPEGERIAVRLVEADPERRKVVFERV; encoded by the coding sequence ATGGTGATCCGCACCGGCCGAGCGGACCTGGACTTCGCCGGCGTCCGGGCCGAGTTCGGCCTTCCCGAGGAATTCCCGGCCGCGGCGCTCGCCGAGGCCCAGACCGCCGTCTCCCGTGACATCGGAACGGCCGGCCGCGAGGACGCCACCGCGCTGCCGTTCGTGACGATCGACCCGCCCGGCGCGAAGGACCTGGACCAGGCGCTGCTGGTGGAACGCGTCGGCGCCGGTTTCCGGGTGCACTACGCGATCGCCGACCTGGGCGCGTTCGTGGTGCCCGGCGGCGCGCTGGACGCCGAGGTGCGCAAGCGCGGCCAGACCCTCTACCTACCGGACGGCAACGTCCCGCTGCACCCGCCGGTGCTGTCCGAGGGCGCGGCGAGCCTGCTGCCCGGACAGACGCGGCCGTCGGTGCTGTGGACGTTCGAGTGCGGCCCCGACGGCGAGCCGGTCGACGTGCGGGTGCGTCGCGCGATGGTCCGGTCGACCGCGCAGTTCGACTACGAGGGCGTGCAGGCGTCGTTCGCGGCCGGGAACCCGCACCCGTCGATCGAGGCCCTGCCGGACTTCGGCCGGCTGCGGCGGGAACGCGCGGCCGAGCGCGGCGCGGTCGAGTTGCAGTTGCCGGAGCAGGAGATCGTGCCGAACGGCGACGGCGACTGGAAGCTCGCGGTCCGCCCCCGCGCGGACGTCGACTCCTGGAACGCCGAGGTCTCGCTGCTCACCGGCATGGCGGCGGCGAAGATCATGCTGGCGGCGAAGGTGGGCGTGCTCCGCACCCTGCCGGACGCGGACGACGGCGCCGTGGACGCGTTGCGCCGCTCCGCGCACGCCCTGGGCGTGGACTGGCCGGACGGCGTGACCCCGGCCAAGCTGTTGGCGAGCCTCGACCCGGGCCGCCCGGAGGCGCTGGCGTTGTTCGTGGACGCGACCCGCCTGCTGCGCGGCGCCGGGTACACGGCGTTCAACGGCGCGGTGCCCACCATCTCCACCCACGCGGGCCTGGCCGCGCCGTACGCGCACGTGACCGCCCCGCTGCGCCGCCTGGTCGACCGCTTCGCCACCGAGGTGTGCCTGGCCGTCACCGCCGGCGAGGAGGTCGCCGAGTGGCTGGTCAAGGCGCTGCCCCTGCTGCCGGGCCTGATGGGCAGCTCGGACACCCTCGCGAGCAAGGTGGACCGGGCGTGCCTGGACCAGGTCGAGGCGTGGGTCCTCGCGGATCGGGTTGGCCAGCACTTCGAGGCGGTCGTGCTGCGGGCGGACGCCAACGACGCGGACGTGTTCGTCGCCCACCCGCCGGTGATGGGCCGCTGCACGGGCGAGAACCTGCCGGAAGGCGAACGCATCGCGGTGCGGCTGGTCGAAGCCGACCCCGAGCGCCGGAAGGTCGTCTTCGAACGCGTGTGA
- the npdG gene encoding NADPH-dependent F420 reductase, which translates to MTDIRELTVGVLGGTGAQGKGLALRWAKAGLKVVIGSRNAERAEAAAEEVREQAGVGHVSGADNEGCAAQADVVLIAVPWDGHADTVAALREPLRGKIVIDCVNPLGFDKQGPFALPVPEGSAAQQAAALLPDSRVTAAFHHVSAVNLADLTIEQVDNDVLVLGDDREATDLVRALAETIPGFRGVYGGRLRNAHQVEAFTANLIAINRRYKAHAGLKITDI; encoded by the coding sequence GTGACTGATATTCGTGAGCTCACCGTCGGGGTCCTGGGTGGTACCGGTGCGCAGGGCAAGGGCCTGGCGCTGCGGTGGGCCAAGGCGGGACTGAAGGTCGTCATCGGGTCGCGCAACGCCGAACGCGCCGAAGCCGCCGCCGAAGAGGTGCGCGAGCAGGCCGGCGTCGGCCACGTCAGCGGCGCGGACAACGAGGGCTGCGCGGCGCAGGCGGACGTCGTGCTGATCGCGGTGCCGTGGGACGGGCACGCGGACACCGTGGCCGCACTGCGCGAACCGCTCCGAGGCAAGATCGTCATCGACTGCGTGAACCCGCTCGGCTTCGACAAGCAGGGCCCGTTCGCGCTGCCCGTGCCGGAGGGCAGCGCCGCCCAGCAGGCCGCCGCGCTTCTGCCGGACTCCCGCGTCACGGCCGCCTTCCACCACGTCTCCGCGGTCAACCTCGCCGACCTCACGATCGAGCAGGTCGACAACGACGTGCTGGTCCTCGGTGACGACCGCGAGGCCACCGACCTTGTCCGCGCGTTGGCCGAGACGATCCCCGGCTTCCGCGGCGTGTACGGCGGCCGGCTGCGCAACGCCCACCAGGTGGAGGCGTTCACCGCGAACCTCATCGCCATCAACCGCCGGTACAAGGCACACGCCGGCCTGAAGATCACCGACATCTGA
- a CDS encoding helical backbone metal receptor produces the protein MLPVDDLGEPVVLPGPPSRVVSLVPSLTEALVTDAVDPAVLVGATDYCTHPPDLDVTRVGGSKYPNVDRVLELRPDLVLANSEENRHEDVDRIRADGIPVWVTAAPATVPAALGSLRRLLGTAWDVEPDWLVEAEDLWRDVTPPWTRAVIPVWRKPWVVLGRDTFAGDVLLRLGVVNVFADHPERYPRPHLDELQDADIVVLPDEPYLFTPDDGPQYFPDLRPVHVSGRYLTWYGPSLVEARTALEAALRP, from the coding sequence ATGCTCCCCGTCGACGACCTCGGCGAGCCGGTCGTGCTGCCCGGCCCGCCGAGTCGCGTGGTCAGCCTGGTGCCCTCGCTCACCGAAGCCCTGGTCACGGACGCGGTCGACCCGGCCGTGCTGGTCGGCGCGACGGACTACTGCACCCACCCGCCGGACCTGGACGTGACCAGGGTCGGCGGCTCGAAGTACCCGAACGTCGACCGGGTGCTCGAACTCCGGCCCGACCTCGTGCTGGCGAACAGCGAGGAGAACCGCCACGAGGACGTCGACCGCATCCGTGCCGACGGCATCCCGGTCTGGGTCACGGCGGCGCCGGCCACCGTCCCCGCGGCCCTCGGCTCCCTGCGCCGCCTGCTCGGCACGGCGTGGGACGTGGAGCCGGACTGGCTGGTCGAGGCGGAAGACCTGTGGCGCGACGTGACCCCGCCGTGGACGCGCGCCGTGATCCCGGTGTGGCGCAAGCCGTGGGTGGTGCTGGGCCGCGACACGTTCGCCGGCGACGTCCTGCTGCGCCTGGGGGTGGTCAACGTCTTCGCCGACCACCCCGAGCGCTACCCGCGTCCCCACCTCGACGAACTCCAGGACGCCGACATCGTCGTGCTGCCCGACGAGCCCTACCTGTTCACCCCGGACGACGGCCCCCAGTACTTCCCCGACCTGCGCCCGGTGCACGTCTCCGGCCGCTACCTCACCTGGTACGGCCCGTCGCTGGTCGAAGCGCGCACCGCCCTGGAGGCCGCGCTCAGGCCCTGA
- the pip gene encoding prolyl aminopeptidase, whose amino-acid sequence MYPEIEPYDQGLLDVGDGNRVYWEVCGNPYGKPVVFLHGGPGGGCKPVHRRLFDPAVYRIVLLDQRGCGRSIPHAAEPDADLSANTTWHLVADLEKVREHLGVDRWQVSGGSWGSTLALAYAEMYPERVTELVLRGVFTLRRKELDWFYRGGAGMLFPEMWERLTALVPEGEDVIEAYGRLLNDPDPVVRETAAVTWSVWEASTVALVERPELVADFGQPRFALAFARIENHYFRHAGWLEEGQLLRDAGKLAGIPGVIVQGRYDMATPATSAWELHRAWPGSELVMVPDAGHAFDEPGVLRALLAATDRFRA is encoded by the coding sequence ATGTACCCCGAGATCGAGCCCTACGACCAGGGCCTGCTCGACGTCGGCGACGGCAACCGCGTCTACTGGGAGGTGTGCGGGAACCCCTACGGCAAACCCGTGGTGTTCCTGCACGGCGGTCCCGGTGGCGGCTGCAAACCCGTGCACCGCAGGCTGTTCGACCCGGCCGTGTACCGGATCGTGCTGCTGGACCAACGTGGTTGCGGCCGGTCGATCCCGCACGCCGCCGAGCCCGACGCGGACCTGTCCGCGAACACCACCTGGCACCTCGTGGCGGACCTGGAGAAGGTGCGTGAACACCTGGGCGTGGACCGGTGGCAGGTGTCCGGCGGGTCTTGGGGGTCGACGCTGGCGTTGGCGTACGCCGAGATGTACCCCGAGCGGGTCACCGAGCTGGTGTTGCGCGGCGTGTTCACGTTGCGGCGCAAGGAACTCGACTGGTTCTACCGCGGCGGCGCGGGGATGCTGTTCCCGGAGATGTGGGAACGGCTGACGGCGCTGGTGCCGGAAGGCGAAGACGTGATCGAGGCCTACGGTCGGCTGCTGAACGATCCCGATCCCGTGGTGCGCGAGACGGCCGCGGTGACGTGGAGCGTGTGGGAGGCGTCGACGGTGGCGCTGGTGGAGCGGCCCGAGTTGGTGGCCGATTTCGGGCAGCCCCGGTTCGCGCTGGCGTTCGCGCGGATCGAGAACCACTACTTCCGGCACGCGGGGTGGCTGGAGGAAGGGCAGCTGCTGCGTGACGCGGGCAAGCTCGCCGGCATCCCGGGCGTGATCGTGCAGGGCCGGTACGACATGGCGACGCCGGCCACGTCCGCCTGGGAGCTGCACCGGGCGTGGCCGGGGTCGGAGCTGGTCATGGTGCCGGACGCCGGGCACGCGTTCGACGAGCCGGGCGTCCTGCGCGCGCTGCTGGCCGCGACCGACCGGTTCAGGGCCTGA
- a CDS encoding response regulator transcription factor has product MIRVLLVDDDPLVCGHLRTILGTADDITVVDEAYDGAAALDAVTRHRPDVVLMDVRMPGVDGITATGRIMALGEPPAVVVLTTFDTDDHVLRALAAGARGFLLKSTPPGDLIGLVRVAADGHSVLSPSATRRLLDTAVGRAAEQDERLDLIATLTERERDVLACLGHGLSNADIALRLRLSPTTVKGHVSRIMVKLDCPNRTRAGLLAHQAGLSS; this is encoded by the coding sequence GTGATCCGCGTGCTGCTGGTGGACGACGACCCGTTGGTGTGCGGGCACCTGCGGACGATCCTCGGCACGGCCGACGACATCACCGTCGTGGACGAGGCCTACGACGGCGCGGCGGCACTGGACGCGGTCACCCGGCACCGGCCCGACGTGGTGCTGATGGACGTGCGGATGCCCGGTGTCGACGGCATCACCGCGACCGGCCGGATCATGGCGCTGGGCGAGCCGCCGGCCGTGGTCGTCCTGACCACCTTCGACACCGACGACCACGTCCTGCGGGCGCTGGCGGCGGGCGCCCGTGGCTTCCTGCTCAAGTCGACCCCGCCCGGCGACCTGATCGGGCTGGTCCGCGTCGCGGCCGACGGCCACAGCGTGCTGTCACCGTCGGCCACCCGCAGGCTGCTGGACACCGCCGTCGGCCGGGCCGCCGAGCAGGACGAACGGCTCGACCTGATCGCCACGCTGACCGAGCGGGAACGCGACGTGCTCGCCTGCCTCGGCCACGGCCTGTCCAACGCCGACATCGCCCTCCGGCTGCGCCTGTCGCCCACCACGGTCAAGGGCCACGTGTCGCGGATCATGGTGAAGCTGGACTGCCCCAACCGGACCCGGGCCGGGCTCCTCGCGCACCAGGCCGGCCTGTCGTCCTGA
- a CDS encoding sensor histidine kinase, translating to MRRERVVDTGVVLLAAVLALTNALVQLPLLREPFDAVAFGLLFAGAAALWFRRTAPVAVAWFVAALSVTLVSAAWVWPGADPDGVLLPSAVPFAAYAVPLYARRWHGWIPLAVIAAVSVVGAPPQAHLVAVAGQVVALVGGPALLGLYAAARVERLERERDLRADEARRAERLRLAAEIHDVVSHRVSVMVLQAGALQVTAPDEPVRRAAEELRATGCQALDELRDLVGLLTTSGSAASGPLVPLPDLSGLTAAVESVGIAVDLHEVGEPRPLSGAVGRTAYRVVQEALTNVGKHAPGSRVRIDVDHLPAGVRVRVRNTAPERVGDAELAAAGGGTGLLGLRRRIELLHGTLVAEACADGGFLVDVRLPTLAEERP from the coding sequence GTGAGGCGTGAGCGGGTTGTCGACACCGGCGTGGTGCTGCTCGCCGCCGTGCTGGCCCTGACCAACGCGCTCGTCCAGCTGCCCCTGCTCCGCGAACCGTTCGACGCCGTCGCCTTCGGCCTGCTGTTCGCCGGGGCGGCGGCGCTCTGGTTCCGCCGCACGGCACCGGTGGCGGTCGCCTGGTTCGTCGCGGCGTTGAGCGTCACGCTGGTGTCGGCGGCGTGGGTCTGGCCAGGCGCCGACCCGGACGGCGTCCTCCTGCCGTCGGCCGTGCCGTTCGCCGCGTACGCCGTGCCGCTGTACGCCCGCCGATGGCACGGCTGGATCCCGCTGGCCGTCATCGCCGCCGTCTCGGTCGTCGGAGCACCACCCCAGGCGCACCTGGTCGCCGTCGCCGGTCAGGTGGTCGCGCTGGTCGGCGGGCCGGCTCTGCTCGGCCTCTACGCGGCGGCCCGGGTCGAGCGGCTGGAACGCGAGCGGGACCTGCGGGCCGACGAGGCCAGGCGGGCCGAACGGCTGCGGTTGGCCGCCGAGATCCACGACGTGGTGAGCCACCGGGTGAGCGTGATGGTGTTGCAGGCCGGCGCGTTGCAGGTGACCGCGCCCGACGAGCCGGTCCGGCGGGCCGCCGAGGAGCTGCGGGCCACGGGGTGCCAGGCGCTGGACGAGCTGCGTGACCTGGTCGGGCTGCTCACCACGTCCGGCTCGGCCGCGTCCGGACCGCTGGTCCCGCTGCCTGACCTGTCCGGGCTCACGGCGGCGGTGGAGTCGGTGGGGATCGCGGTCGACCTGCACGAGGTGGGCGAGCCGCGTCCGCTGTCGGGTGCGGTCGGCCGGACCGCCTACCGGGTCGTGCAGGAGGCGTTGACCAACGTGGGCAAGCACGCGCCCGGCTCGCGGGTCCGGATCGACGTGGACCACCTGCCCGCCGGAGTCCGCGTGCGGGTGCGCAACACCGCGCCGGAACGGGTCGGCGACGCCGAGTTGGCCGCCGCGGGTGGTGGCACGGGCCTGCTCGGGCTGCGGCGACGGATCGAACTGCTGCACGGCACGCTGGTGGCCGAAGCGTGCGCCGACGGTGGTTTCCTGGTCGACGTGAGGCTGCCCACGCTCGCCGAGGAGCGCCCGTGA
- a CDS encoding DUF998 domain-containing protein, with amino-acid sequence MSDHRERPTRVLSACGIAGPALFLVVFHLDAFTREGYDVWRHGPSLLMTGDGGWVQVANFVLTGMAMIACAIGLRRTVTGWGPRLVAAYGVMMISTGLFRTDPEEGYPAGTPADRMPGWNYPSSWEHGVHTLSVLVMYALATAACFVFARRFAAEPGGRPWAVGLAANGVLSPLVLATGMLISGDPDLAAVDGVLGRVIIPLGWVWAAVVPLRLRTAGDRVGTVSS; translated from the coding sequence ATGTCAGATCACCGAGAACGACCGACCAGGGTGTTGTCGGCCTGCGGTATCGCCGGACCGGCGCTGTTCCTGGTGGTGTTCCACCTCGACGCGTTCACCCGTGAGGGCTACGACGTGTGGCGGCACGGGCCGAGCCTGCTGATGACCGGTGACGGCGGCTGGGTGCAGGTCGCCAACTTCGTCCTGACCGGCATGGCGATGATCGCCTGCGCCATCGGGCTCCGACGGACCGTGACCGGATGGGGTCCACGGCTGGTGGCGGCCTACGGCGTCATGATGATCAGCACGGGCCTGTTCCGGACCGATCCGGAGGAGGGCTACCCGGCGGGCACTCCGGCGGACCGGATGCCCGGCTGGAACTACCCGTCCAGCTGGGAGCACGGCGTGCACACGCTTTCGGTCCTGGTGATGTACGCCCTGGCCACGGCCGCCTGCTTCGTGTTCGCCAGGCGGTTCGCGGCCGAGCCGGGTGGCCGTCCCTGGGCGGTCGGTCTCGCGGCCAACGGTGTCCTGTCGCCGCTCGTCCTCGCCACCGGCATGCTGATCTCCGGCGACCCGGACCTCGCGGCGGTCGACGGCGTGCTCGGCCGGGTGATCATCCCGCTCGGCTGGGTCTGGGCGGCGGTGGTGCCGTTGCGGCTGAGGACCGCGGGCGACCGGGTCGGTACCGTTTCGTCGTGA